In Nitrososphaerota archaeon, a single genomic region encodes these proteins:
- a CDS encoding amidohydrolase family protein encodes MGLLIENCSIGERKHASVLVEGALISRISQETTPDVPAGTIKLDAGGSTLLPGLVDSHCHPFEFGWLKRSVDLRGTSNVTGIRLRLFAKIQRAQPGEWIRGKGWDQEAFPEARMPSRVDIDDLSPRNPVALSRVCGHIVLLNTVAIETLSLDGIQGSEYERDSSGRLTGILKEGAQEKVFARIPRSSQDCVADLLSAEGEAAKFGLTTLHTIVSADSYASELEAIVSLLSAGALSLRHRLYIPAEALGYVAEKRIREKLDDDQVRINGVKIYADGSLGARTAALREPYSDDPGNTGILRHTAEELDGLVESADNGGYQVIIHAIGDRAVEQAIGSLTRVAGKGNPRRHRIEHASLLPKDLRVRMARAGIRATVQPLFITSDTWALKRLGEERVRYLYPLKSMLGEGIVASGSSDAPVESMSPMVGAWAAMARGGLAPEESLSLEEAVRIYTANGVSNGFDDPCPGLAEGMGANLTLLDSDIEGMHPAMVRKVGVAATVVGGILVYSYLGSEN; translated from the coding sequence ATGGGCCTCCTGATAGAGAATTGCAGCATCGGCGAGAGGAAACATGCTTCCGTTCTTGTTGAAGGCGCGCTTATCTCGAGGATATCCCAGGAGACTACGCCAGACGTGCCTGCAGGCACCATCAAGCTTGACGCGGGAGGGTCCACCCTGCTGCCGGGACTTGTCGATTCACACTGTCACCCCTTCGAATTCGGGTGGCTTAAGCGGAGCGTGGACCTCCGGGGCACCAGCAACGTCACCGGCATCAGACTAAGGCTCTTCGCGAAGATACAGCGAGCGCAGCCTGGTGAGTGGATCAGAGGCAAGGGTTGGGACCAGGAGGCCTTCCCCGAGGCTCGGATGCCAAGCCGCGTCGACATAGACGACCTGAGTCCCCGGAACCCCGTGGCCCTTTCACGGGTCTGCGGGCACATCGTCCTCCTGAATACGGTGGCCATAGAGACGCTATCCCTAGACGGAATCCAGGGTAGCGAGTACGAACGAGACTCTTCAGGCCGGCTCACGGGTATCCTCAAGGAAGGCGCCCAGGAGAAGGTCTTCGCAAGGATTCCAAGGAGCTCGCAGGACTGCGTCGCGGACCTCCTTTCCGCAGAGGGCGAAGCTGCGAAGTTTGGGCTGACCACCCTGCACACGATTGTGTCCGCGGACAGCTACGCCTCAGAGCTCGAGGCGATTGTTTCGTTGCTCTCTGCGGGCGCCCTCTCACTCAGGCATCGTTTGTACATCCCCGCTGAGGCCCTTGGATACGTCGCGGAGAAGAGAATCCGGGAGAAGCTCGACGACGACCAGGTCAGAATAAACGGGGTGAAGATCTACGCGGACGGCTCGCTCGGAGCAAGGACCGCGGCCCTCCGGGAGCCATATTCCGATGACCCGGGGAACACGGGCATCCTGAGGCACACGGCCGAGGAACTCGACGGATTGGTAGAGAGTGCAGACAACGGGGGCTACCAGGTGATAATCCACGCGATCGGCGACAGGGCGGTCGAGCAGGCCATAGGGTCCCTGACCAGGGTCGCCGGGAAGGGAAACCCCCGAAGGCACAGGATCGAACACGCCAGCCTGCTCCCGAAGGACCTTCGGGTCAGGATGGCCAGGGCTGGGATCAGGGCGACGGTACAGCCCCTCTTCATCACCTCCGACACCTGGGCACTGAAACGCCTCGGCGAGGAGAGGGTTAGGTACCTCTATCCCTTGAAGTCGATGCTCGGAGAGGGAATCGTGGCTTCAGGGAGCTCAGACGCGCCGGTGGAGTCGATGAGCCCCATGGTCGGCGCCTGGGCCGCCATGGCTAGAGGGGGGCTCGCCCCCGAGGAGAGCTTGTCCTTGGAGGAGGCCGTCCGGATATACACGGCCAACGGGGTGTCCAACGGGTTCGACGACCCCTGCCCGGGCCTCGCCGAGGGCATGGGAGCGAACCTGACGCTCCTCGATTCAGACATCGAAGGGATGCACCCGGCCATGGTCCGGAAGGTCGGAGTGGCCGCCACGGTCGTCGGCGGCATATTGGTCTACTCGTACCTTGGCTCGGAAAACTAG
- a CDS encoding AAA-associated domain-containing protein: MAEPRRPLPVALVMPGNVRAGQVISLVEVAGSLGAKVDAPRLADELGADIGVLLPILDTAEMLGLTRTEKGVVYLTELGHRFQKTSTNKVRMLKDRLAAIEPFRTALDLASRERYVTAGLVTDSLLEIGIKWHYQPELNEALIKALLIHWAIYGGLLRYDGKTGKFQKA, encoded by the coding sequence TTGGCCGAACCTCGAAGGCCTTTGCCGGTCGCGCTCGTGATGCCGGGGAACGTGAGGGCTGGCCAGGTCATCAGCCTGGTGGAAGTGGCTGGGAGCCTCGGCGCAAAGGTCGACGCGCCTCGCCTCGCTGACGAACTCGGTGCGGACATAGGGGTCCTGCTCCCCATACTAGACACAGCGGAGATGCTCGGCCTGACGAGGACGGAGAAAGGCGTGGTGTATCTGACCGAGCTCGGGCACAGGTTCCAGAAGACTTCGACGAACAAAGTACGGATGCTGAAGGACCGGCTGGCGGCGATTGAGCCCTTCCGCACTGCGCTGGACCTTGCGTCGAGAGAGAGATATGTGACAGCGGGGTTGGTAACGGACTCGCTCCTGGAAATAGGCATCAAGTGGCACTACCAGCCCGAGCTGAACGAAGCGCTGATCAAAGCCCTCCTGATCCACTGGGCCATATACGGCGGCCTGCTCAGGTACGACGGGAAGACCGGGAAGTTCCAGAAGGCCTAG